One Methanocaldococcus infernus ME DNA segment encodes these proteins:
- a CDS encoding heavy metal-binding domain-containing protein encodes MIITTTETLEGYEIVEYLDIIIGCGDDPEDALKELKEIGETLKADAIVGVKIFNEILDRELTYYAYGTAVKIKKRE; translated from the coding sequence ATGATTATAACAACAACTGAAACCTTAGAAGGCTATGAAATTGTTGAATATCTTGACATTATTATAGGCTGTGGAGATGATCCTGAAGATGCTTTAAAAGAGTTAAAAGAGATTGGAGAAACTTTAAAAGCTGATGCAATTGTGGGAGTGAAGATATTCAATGAAATTCTTGATAGGGAATTAACTTACTATGCCTATGGAACTGCTGTAAAAATAAAAAAGAGGGAATAG